GCGGATGATGTCGCCCAGAAGTTCGAAGAAGGTGAACACCAGGGTCAGCAGGACGAAGGTGGAAAGAACCAATCCGAAATAGACGGCAAAGTCGCGCAGGACGTACTCGTCGAGGATCTGCGGGAAGCCGGCGCCGAACACCCGGCGGGGGGAAGCCACGCGCTCGAAGCCTCCGGCCTTCTCCGCGCGGTGCAAGACGTGTTGCCGCATCCAGGTGACAGCCTCGCGGAAGGACCCGAGCTCGATGGGCATGCGGTTGACGCGCCGGTAGAGCAGCAGCCCGCCCGCCAGGAAGATGACGTTTGCCATCCACATGCTTATGCCAGGCGCGAGCTGGCCCTGGCGGCCGAGCGACACGCCGGTGAGCCAGAGGAAGTAGTACACAAACACCAGAAGGAAGGTGAGGACAAAGCCGGTGGACTTGCCGCCCTTGTGCGCCGAGAGACCCAGGGGGATGCCGACCAGCGCCAGCACCAGGCAGGAGGTGGGCAGGGCCAGGCGGCGGTTCAATTCCACCCAGGACCAGTTGGCCTGGGCCGCCGTTCCGGTGCGCGCGCGGTCCAGCAGCTGGCGGTTGGACATTTCTTTGTAGGAAAGCGAGCCCGGGGCCCGCGTCGCGCTCTCCGGCCGGTCGATGTGCAGCGTGGACTTGCCCAGTTTGGAGATCGCGTACTGCGCCGGCGAGCGCGGGTCCACTTCGTGCTGCCAGCCGTTGGCCAGCTCCAGGCGCAGGGTGGTGGGGGATTCGTTGACAACCACGCCCTCCTCGGCTAGCGTGAGCTTCGGCGCCGAGGGCGCGTTGAGATCGGCGAGAAAGACGCGCTTCCATACCACCGCACCCGACGCCACTTCGGTGTCCTGCACGTAGAGCACGTAGTTCTTGAAGTCTTCGTAGAAGACGCGGGGCTGGACCTCGAAGGGAGCCTGGGTGCTCTTGAGCTGGTCCTGGAGCCCGGCGAAGGCGGCGGCGGAGCGAGGCGCGATCCACAGGGTGTTCACCAGAGCCAGGACCCAGGCCGCCACTGCGATTATGGCAATCACCCGCAGGAACAACCCGGCCCCGATGCCGCTGGCGCGCAAGGCGGTGACCTCGCTGTCCGCCGCCAGCCGGCTGAGCGCGATCAGGATCCCCACCAGGACGCCCATGGGGATGGTCCACACCAGGAATCCGGGCAGGGCGAGCAGGATGAGCTGGGCCAGGCTGAGGAGCGGGGCGCTGTTGCGCACCGCTACCTCCAGGATGCGCCCCACGGTGGGCATGAAGAACACGAAGGTGAACAGCGTGACCCCGATGGCGGCCCAGGAGAGCACTTCGCGCAGGATGTATCGGGTGAGGATGCGCACGGGCGATTCCGCTTCGAGTCTAGCATGTCCCTGCGGCGGCCGCGGGGCCGGCATTCCTGCCCTCCTGGAGTTCGCTGCCTAGATGCCCAAGCTGCGCATCGTCTTTCTCTGGCACATGCACCAGCCCTATTACAAGGACCTGGTCAGCGGCGAGTATCGCCTGCCCTGGGTGCGCCTGCATGCCCTCAAGGACTACTACGGCATGGTCCAGCTGCTGGAGGAATTCCCGCAGATCCACCAGACCTTCAACCTGGTGCCCTCGCTGATCGCGCAGATCGAGGACTACGTGGCCGGCACCGCGCGCGATCCCTTCCTCGACGTCGCCGCCAAGCCGGCGCGCGACCTCACCGCCGAGGAGCGGCAGTTCGCCCTGCAGTATCTGTTTCAGGCGAACCAGACGAACATGATCGGGCGCTATCCCCGCTACCAGGAGCTGTGGGAGAAATTTCCCCCGCAGGACCGCGACCTGGAGCGGGCGGCGAAGCAATTCCAGGCGCAGGATTTCGCCGACCTGCAAGTGCTCTCGCAGCTCGCCTGGTGCGATGAGTTCTTCCTCGATGACCCGGAGCTTGCCGCCCTGATCCGCAAAGGGAGAGGGTATTCGGAGTCGGACCAGCAAATGCTGATCCGCAAGCAGCGGGAGTTCCTGGCCCAGGTGCTGCCGGCGTACCAGGCCGCGGCCCAGCGCGGCGGCATCGAGATCTCAGCTTCGCCCTTCTACCACCCCATTCTTCCCCTGCTGTGCGACACGGACCTGGGCCGCGTCTCCTCGCCCGGGCTGCCGCTGCCCCAGGAGCGCTTCCAGCATCCCGAAGACGCGGAGGAGCAACTGCGCCGCGGGCTGGCATTGCACGAGCGCGTCTTCGGGATGCGTCCGCGAGGCATCTGGCCGTCCGAGGGCAGCGTCTCGGACGAGGTGCTGGCCATAGCTTACCGCCTGGGCTTCAACTGGGTCGCCACCGACGAAGGCGTGCTCAGCCGCTCGCTCGGCTCCTCCATCCGGCGCGATGACGCTGGACGCCTGGCCGGCGGCGGCGCGGAGCGGCTCTACACCATCTATCGTTACGAGAAGGAGTCGGCCGCGGTCCACATGCTCTTCCGCGACCACACGCTCTCCGACCTGATCGGGTTTGTGTATGCCGGGATGCCCGCGGCCCAGGCAGCAGCGGACTTCATCCAAAAAATCAGGGATTCGGCGCAGCCGGTTCTCCGGGCAGGGAAAGACGCGGTGGTTTCCATCATCCTCGACGGCGAGAATGCCTGGGAGTACTACCCGCGCTCGGGGCGGGAGTTCCTGCGGCGCGTGTATGACGCCATCCAGAAAGCCCCGGACCTGGAGGCGGTGACGGTCTCCGAGGCCATCGCGCGCCACCAGGACTTCGGCAAGCTGGCCTCGCTGACGCCGGGCTCCTGGATCAACGCTAACTTCAACGTGTGGATCGGCTCGCCGGAGGACAACCACGCCTGGGACTACCTTTCCGCCGCTCGCAATGTCTATGCCGAAGTCGCTCCCGCCGCGCCGGAACGGCAACGCGTCTTGGCCTTCGAGGAGTTACTGATCGCCGAGGGCAGCGACTGGAACTGGTGGTACGGTCCCGAGCACCACTCCGCCAACGACCGCGACTTCGACGAGCTCTACCGCAAGCACCTTTCCAACGTCTATCAGGCACTGGGCGAGGCTCCGCCGGACTCCCTGGCCCAGCCCATCCTCACGGGCGTGTCGCGGCCTTACTTCGTGCCCCAGACCGCCTACATCCATCCCCGCATCGATGGCGATCTGCTGGGCTACTTCGACTGGATGGGAGCCGCCATCTACACCGCCGACCGGCGCAGCTCCGCCATGCATGGCCGGCGCTTCCTGCTGGACGCGGCGTATGCCGGCATCGACGAGCAGAACGTCTATGCGCGGCTGGACTTTGCGCGCGGCAGCCGCGAAGCCGACCTGGATCTGGTTCTTAACCTGGAGACCGTGCAGCCGGGCGCTCCCGAGGCACACTGCCGGCTGCGCCTGGATGTCAGCATCTCCAGCGGCGCAGTCGCGGCATGGAAGCTGGAACGGCAGGACGGAGAGGGCGAACTGGCCAGCGACGCGCAGCCGGGAGGGCTGGAAGTCCGCCTGAGAAAGGTCCTGGAATTGAAGGTGCCGCTGACTCAACTGCAGGCGGCCGCGGGAGACAACCTGCGCCTCTGCTTCAGCACGTGGAAGGGCGGACTACCCACCGACTCCTTGCCCATCGAGGGCTGCATCGAGCTGCAGGTGCTCAGCGAAGCGGAGCTGGCGGCGCGATCCTGACCCAAGGGGGAGGGGCTCTTTCGCGCCGCCGCTCTACGCTGCCGCTATTTCCCGGAACTACTGGAGCTCATACTCATCGGGCGATTCAGCTCCATGACGATCTCGCTGCCCGCGGGCAGCTCCGCCGACTTGTGCTTGGAGAGCCAGTGGGCCACGGTCACGCCCGCGCCGATGGTCGCCCCGATCACGGCGCCTTTGCCTCCAGCGGCGACGGCTCCCACGCCCAACCCGGCGCCGGTGCCGATGGCGATGTTGCGCATGTCTTTTCCGTCGCGCCCCTTGCCTTTGATCTGCCCCTCGTCATTCACGGAGGTCTTGGTGGAAGCGTCGGTATCCACCACCGTGGCGTGGAACTCATACTTCTCGCCGTTGGGCATGGTGATGGAATCGGGCCGCAGCTCGATGGTGGGCTTGCCCTTGACGCGGCGCGGCTGCGTGAGCTTCACGATCTGCCCCTGGATGGCCGCTCCTGCCGGGATGACGGTTTTGCCGTTCAGCATCACCGGCTCCGTCACCCGGCCGGCGAAGGTGTCGCCGACTTTGTTGGTCTGAGTGGAGATGGGAGTCTCCAGCTTCATGTGCACGGCGGTACCTGACGGCAGCGACAACGACTCCTGGGCCAGCAGCGCGCCGGCGAACAGTGCGGCCAGAACGCATGCGGCAAAGAACTTCTTCATGATTGACCTCCTACCTGACTGTAAAACACCTAGAAAACAGGGACAATAGCCTAAGTAAGGGGGGAACCAGCCGAGGTACGGGAGAAGGGTTAACGCGGGATAGGCTCCAGATTCCACGGGAGAGTGCTGAGCCCACGGTGATGCGCCAGGGATGTAAACCGGGGATTGGGGCGCCGGTACGTGGCTTATAATCGGCCCCGCCCAAGGAGGACCGCCGTGAGCGCCACCGCCATTGCCGCCATTCGCGCGCGCGAGATTCTGGATTCGCGCGGCAATCCCACCGTGGAAGCCGACGTCCAGCTTGCGGGCGGTGCCGTGGGACGCGCAGCCGTCCCCAGCGGCGCTTCCACCGGCGAGCACGAGGCGGTCGAGCTACGCGACGGCGATCCCAAACGCTATCAGGGCAAGGGCGTGCAGAAGGCGGTCGGCAATATCCGCAGCGTGATTGCTCCCGCTCTCGCCGGCGTGGACGCCGCCGACCAGCGCGCGCTCGACCGGCGCATGATCGAGCTGGACGGCACGGAGAACAAGGGCAGACTGGGCGCGAACGCCATCCTGGCGGTTTCGATGGCGGCGTCGCGAGCCACGGCCGCCGCCGCCGGGCTCCCGCTCTATCGCCACCTGGGCGGGCCGGAGGCGAACCTGCTGCCCGTTCCCATGATGAACATCCTGAACGGCGGCGCGCACGCCGATAACAACGTGGACTTCCAGGAGTTCATGGCCATGCCGGTCGGCGCCACTTCTTTTGCCGAGGCGCTGCGCTGGGTCGCGGAGATCTTCCACACGCTCAAAGGCGTCCTGAAGAAGCGTGGCTACAACACCGCGGTGGGCGACGAAGGCGGCTTCGCGCCCTCGCTCAGGTCAAACGTCGAGGCCATCGAGGTCATCCTGGAGGCGGTGCAGCAGGCGGGCTACAAGCCGGGCGCGCAGGTGGCCATCGCGCTCGATCCGGCGGCCAGTGAGTTCTTTAAGGACGGCAAGTACGTCTTCAAGAAGTCGGACAAGTCGGCGAAGAGTTCCGAGGAGATGATCCGCTTCTGGTCGGAGTGGGTGCGGCAGTACCCCATCGTCTCGCTCGAGGACGGCCTGGGCGAGAAAGATTGGGACGGCTGGCAGGCACTGACCCGGGAGCTGGGCGGCAAGATCCAACTGGTCGGGGACGACATCTTCGTCACCAACCCGGCGATCCTGAAGCGTGGCATCGAGAAGAAGGTCGCCAACTCCATCCTGGTGAAGCTCAACCAGATCGGGACGGTCAGCGAGACACTGGACGCCATCGAGCTGGCGCGAAGCAACAAGTACACCGCCATCATCTCCCACCGCTCGGGCGAGACGGAAGACACCTTCATCGCCGACCTGGCCGTGGGCACCAGCGCCGGCCAGATCAAGACCGGCTCCGCCTCGCGTACCGACCGAATCGCCAAGTACAACCAGTTGCTGCGCATCGAGGAAGAGCTAGGCAAGGCGGCCCGCTTCCCCGGATTGAAGGCGCTGAACTACCACGGAGATCTGCGGTAAGGACTCATGGCCCGACCAAAACCTCTTGTCCTCGTCATCCTCGACGGCTGGGGCTACGCTCCGCCGTCGAAGGCCAATGCCATCTCGCTGGCGCGCAAGCCCAACTACGACCGCCTGCTGAAAGAATTTCCCAACACGCTCATTCACACCAGCGGGCGCTACGTCGGGCTGGCCGACGGGCAGATGGGCAATAGCGAGGTCGGCCACCTGAACATTGGCGCCGGACGCGTCGTGTACATGGATATCACCCGCATCGACGGCATGATCGCGAACGGCGATTTCTTCTCCGACCCGACCTTGCTCGACGTCATCAAGCATGCGCGCTCCGGCGGGCGGCGGTTGCACCTGTTTGGCCTGCTCTCAGACGGCGGCGTGCACTCTCACCAGAATCATCTCTACGCCCTGCTGCGCATGGCCAAGCAGGACGGCGTGGAGCGCGTCTTCGTGCACTGCTTCATGGACGGGCGCGACACCCTGTCCACCAACGGCGCCGGCTACATCGAGCAACTACAACAGAAGATGCGCGAGTTCGGCACGGGAAAGATCGCCACCGTCAACGGCCGCTACTATGCCATGGACCGCGACCGGCGCTGGCCCCGCATCGCCAAGGCGTTCGCGGCGATGGTCGAGGGCAACGGTGAAGGCGGCGCGTTCGTGGATCCGGTGCAGGGCGTGAAGGAGTCCTACAACCGCGGCGTGACCGACGAGTTCATCGTGCCGTTCGTAGTCACCGACAATCGCGGCGAGGCGCTGGGGCGCATCCGCGACGAGGACGCCTGCCTCTGCTTCAACTTCCGCTCCGACCGCGCGCGGCAGATCACGCGCGCCCTGGCCCGCAACAGCGGCCTCGCCGCCGAGCATGGGAACGACCTCCCCGATGCCGCCGGCCTGGACGCCGAGATTCCCCATAGCCGCGTGCCCAAGAACCTGAAGTACGTCTGCATGACGCGCTATGACAAAAAGTTCACGCTCCCAGTCGTGATCCCGCCCGAGCCGCTGGAAAACATCCTGGCCAATGTGATGGGCAACCTGGGGCTGCGCAACCTGCGCGTGGCGGAGACAGAGAAATACGCGCACGTCACCTACTTCTTCAACGGGGGCGTGGAGCAGCCCTTTCCCGGGGAGGAGCGCGTGCTGGTGCCCTCGCCCAAGGTGGTCACCTACGACCTGCAGCCGGAAATGAGCGCGGCGGGCATCGCGGACGAAGTGGTGAAGGCGGCCGAGGGCGGGACGTTCGACGTGGTCATCGTGAACTTTGCCAACGCCGACATGGTGGGCCACTCGGGGAAGATCGAGCCGACCGTGAAGGCGGTAGCGACGGTGGACGCCTGCCTGGGCCGCATCCACGACGCAATCCGCCGCGCGGGCGGCGCCATGCTGGTGACCGCCGACCACGGCAACGCCGAGCTGATGATCGATCCCGCCACCGGCGGGCCGCACACCGCGCACACCACCAATCCCGTACCCTTCATCCTGGTGACGGAGGACGCCGCGCGCTTCAGCCTGCGCCCGGACGGCGCGCTGCAAGACATCTCACCCACCATCCTCGGCATGTTGGGAGCCGCCCAGCCGGCGGAGATGACCGGGCGCGACCTGCGCGTCCCGCTGGCGGCCCCGCGATCCTCGTGAGCCGCGCCTTCAAGCTTGTCATCTGCGTCCGCCACGCCTTCGAGCTGTGGACCGCGCCGGCGTGGTTCAGTGAGCGACTGCGGAAAGATTTCCCCCAGCTTCAGATCGCGCACCTGCCGGACTACAAGAGCCTGACCGAAGAGATCCGCGACGCCGAGGTCTTTGTGGGCTGGTCGCTGCGGGCGGAGCAGGTGGCCGCGGCGAAGAAACTGCGCTGGGTGCACTCGACCGCTGCCGCCGTCCACCAGTTGCTCTCGCCGGAGCTGGTGGCAGGCGAGATCGTGCTGACCAACTCCACCCAAGTCCACGGGCCAGTGGTGGCCGAGCACGCGCTGGCGCTGATCCTGGCGCTGGCCAAGCGCCTCCCCTCGGCGGTCAAGCTGCAGCAGCGCGGAGTGTGGGGCCAGGCGGCGATGTGGGAAGATCGGCCGCGCCCGCGCGAGGTGGCAGGCGCGACCTTAGGCGTGGTCGGCTTGGGGAATATCGGAGGCGAACTGGTGCGGCTGGCTCGCGCCCTTGGGATGAAAGTCCTCGCCGTGCGTGAGCATCCGGAGAAGGGGACTGGAGGCGCGGATGAGGTCTATGGGCCGGAGCAGTTGGCCCAAGTCCTCGGGGAAGCCGACTACGTGGTTCTGGCGGCGCCGCTCACCGAAAAGTCGCGCGGCCTGATGAACGCCGAGCGGCTGGCGCGGATGAAGCCGGACGCGTTCCTCATTAACGTCAGCCGGGGCGCGCTGGTGGACGAGGCAGCGTTGGCGGCGGCGCTCCAGAAGCATACGATTGCGGGAGCGGCGCTCGACGTCTTCGCCACCGAGCCGCTGCCGGCGAAGTCGCCGCTGTGGCGGCTGGAGAACCTCCTCATCACTCCGCACACCGCGGCGGTCACCGAGCGGCTCTGGGAGCGGCACTACGAGCTGCTCGCCGACAACCTGCGGCGCTACCTCGCCGGCCAGCCGCTGCGCGGCGTGGTAGACAAGACCCGGGGATACTAGGCCATGCCCGTCCGACGCATGAAGACGTACACCGGGGAGACGGGATACGTCTATCAGTACTACTTCGTGGGGAATCGTCCCGCCCTGCCGGACGCGGCGGAGGCCCCGGCGACCGAATTCATTTTTGACGTCACTCCCGACCGCAAGACCATGTTTGCGGTGAGCATCTTTCTGAAAGCAGGAGCCCTGGCGGCCTGGGCGGCGGCGCACGGCCGCCAGCTCAGCGAAACCGAGCAGTACGGCGCCGCCAAGATGCGCCTGTTCCGCGGCTTCGACCAGATCGAGAAGCTCAGGGAAGAGGGCCGTCACCTGAGGATCGAGGCAGCCGACATCGAGGAGCTGCTCGTGCCTCTGGGCCTCGAATAGGGCGGCGCACCCCCTGCTTTGTATAATCGAGCATTCAACCCATGTCCCTGCTTTGGTTAAGAGTGGCTCTGGTGTTTTACGGCCTGGGCTTGGTGTACGCCCTCGCCGCGCTCGGCGGCCGGGGGAAGCGTATGGCGCGGATCATCCTGCCCGCCATGGGCACGGGAGTGGTGTTCCACTTCGTTTCCTTGGCTGAGGCGGTGGCGGCCACCGGGCAACTGGCGCCGACCACCATCCACCAGTCAGAGTCGGTCTTCGCCTTCCTTATCCTGCTGCTTTTC
This Terriglobales bacterium DNA region includes the following protein-coding sequences:
- a CDS encoding LptF/LptG family permease — its product is MPAPRPPQGHARLEAESPVRILTRYILREVLSWAAIGVTLFTFVFFMPTVGRILEVAVRNSAPLLSLAQLILLALPGFLVWTIPMGVLVGILIALSRLAADSEVTALRASGIGAGLFLRVIAIIAVAAWVLALVNTLWIAPRSAAAFAGLQDQLKSTQAPFEVQPRVFYEDFKNYVLYVQDTEVASGAVVWKRVFLADLNAPSAPKLTLAEEGVVVNESPTTLRLELANGWQHEVDPRSPAQYAISKLGKSTLHIDRPESATRAPGSLSYKEMSNRQLLDRARTGTAAQANWSWVELNRRLALPTSCLVLALVGIPLGLSAHKGGKSTGFVLTFLLVFVYYFLWLTGVSLGRQGQLAPGISMWMANVIFLAGGLLLYRRVNRMPIELGSFREAVTWMRQHVLHRAEKAGGFERVASPRRVFGAGFPQILDEYVLRDFAVYFGLVLSTFVLLTLVFTFFELLGDIIR
- a CDS encoding glycoside hydrolase family 57 protein; amino-acid sequence: MPKLRIVFLWHMHQPYYKDLVSGEYRLPWVRLHALKDYYGMVQLLEEFPQIHQTFNLVPSLIAQIEDYVAGTARDPFLDVAAKPARDLTAEERQFALQYLFQANQTNMIGRYPRYQELWEKFPPQDRDLERAAKQFQAQDFADLQVLSQLAWCDEFFLDDPELAALIRKGRGYSESDQQMLIRKQREFLAQVLPAYQAAAQRGGIEISASPFYHPILPLLCDTDLGRVSSPGLPLPQERFQHPEDAEEQLRRGLALHERVFGMRPRGIWPSEGSVSDEVLAIAYRLGFNWVATDEGVLSRSLGSSIRRDDAGRLAGGGAERLYTIYRYEKESAAVHMLFRDHTLSDLIGFVYAGMPAAQAAADFIQKIRDSAQPVLRAGKDAVVSIILDGENAWEYYPRSGREFLRRVYDAIQKAPDLEAVTVSEAIARHQDFGKLASLTPGSWINANFNVWIGSPEDNHAWDYLSAARNVYAEVAPAAPERQRVLAFEELLIAEGSDWNWWYGPEHHSANDRDFDELYRKHLSNVYQALGEAPPDSLAQPILTGVSRPYFVPQTAYIHPRIDGDLLGYFDWMGAAIYTADRRSSAMHGRRFLLDAAYAGIDEQNVYARLDFARGSREADLDLVLNLETVQPGAPEAHCRLRLDVSISSGAVAAWKLERQDGEGELASDAQPGGLEVRLRKVLELKVPLTQLQAAAGDNLRLCFSTWKGGLPTDSLPIEGCIELQVLSEAELAARS
- the eno gene encoding phosphopyruvate hydratase — translated: MAAIRAREILDSRGNPTVEADVQLAGGAVGRAAVPSGASTGEHEAVELRDGDPKRYQGKGVQKAVGNIRSVIAPALAGVDAADQRALDRRMIELDGTENKGRLGANAILAVSMAASRATAAAAGLPLYRHLGGPEANLLPVPMMNILNGGAHADNNVDFQEFMAMPVGATSFAEALRWVAEIFHTLKGVLKKRGYNTAVGDEGGFAPSLRSNVEAIEVILEAVQQAGYKPGAQVAIALDPAASEFFKDGKYVFKKSDKSAKSSEEMIRFWSEWVRQYPIVSLEDGLGEKDWDGWQALTRELGGKIQLVGDDIFVTNPAILKRGIEKKVANSILVKLNQIGTVSETLDAIELARSNKYTAIISHRSGETEDTFIADLAVGTSAGQIKTGSASRTDRIAKYNQLLRIEEELGKAARFPGLKALNYHGDLR
- the gpmI gene encoding 2,3-bisphosphoglycerate-independent phosphoglycerate mutase; translation: MARPKPLVLVILDGWGYAPPSKANAISLARKPNYDRLLKEFPNTLIHTSGRYVGLADGQMGNSEVGHLNIGAGRVVYMDITRIDGMIANGDFFSDPTLLDVIKHARSGGRRLHLFGLLSDGGVHSHQNHLYALLRMAKQDGVERVFVHCFMDGRDTLSTNGAGYIEQLQQKMREFGTGKIATVNGRYYAMDRDRRWPRIAKAFAAMVEGNGEGGAFVDPVQGVKESYNRGVTDEFIVPFVVTDNRGEALGRIRDEDACLCFNFRSDRARQITRALARNSGLAAEHGNDLPDAAGLDAEIPHSRVPKNLKYVCMTRYDKKFTLPVVIPPEPLENILANVMGNLGLRNLRVAETEKYAHVTYFFNGGVEQPFPGEERVLVPSPKVVTYDLQPEMSAAGIADEVVKAAEGGTFDVVIVNFANADMVGHSGKIEPTVKAVATVDACLGRIHDAIRRAGGAMLVTADHGNAELMIDPATGGPHTAHTTNPVPFILVTEDAARFSLRPDGALQDISPTILGMLGAAQPAEMTGRDLRVPLAAPRSS
- a CDS encoding D-2-hydroxyacid dehydrogenase, giving the protein MSRAFKLVICVRHAFELWTAPAWFSERLRKDFPQLQIAHLPDYKSLTEEIRDAEVFVGWSLRAEQVAAAKKLRWVHSTAAAVHQLLSPELVAGEIVLTNSTQVHGPVVAEHALALILALAKRLPSAVKLQQRGVWGQAAMWEDRPRPREVAGATLGVVGLGNIGGELVRLARALGMKVLAVREHPEKGTGGADEVYGPEQLAQVLGEADYVVLAAPLTEKSRGLMNAERLARMKPDAFLINVSRGALVDEAALAAALQKHTIAGAALDVFATEPLPAKSPLWRLENLLITPHTAAVTERLWERHYELLADNLRRYLAGQPLRGVVDKTRGY